CACGTTGGGGGCCGTGTCGAGCGATCGCCTCTTGGCCGTCGAAATTCTCTGGACTCCTCAAGCGTCGGGTGAGACGCTGACAGCTGACGAAATGATTGCTGAATATCCCGAATTGACGCTGATCTAGCGGGCTGTAAAGCATCACAATCGATCATTGGCTAACCCGCTCGAATCGTTTTTGGTTCGGGCGGGTTTGTTAAAATTTGAGACTGCACTCTGGTTCGGGAACTTGCAACGATGACGGTATCTCAGGCGGCGACGACAAATAGCACCTCCAGCGCAGTGGATTTGTTGCCTATTGCGCAACGCACACGAGCCGCAGCCCAAGCCCTGGCCCCACTGCCCACGGCGACCAAGAACCGAGCCATTGCCGCGATCGCCGACGCCCTCGAAGCCCAGAGCGAAGCCATTTTGGCCGCCAACGCCGCTGACTGTGAAGCCGCGATCGCCGATCAACTGGCGAAACCGCTCTACAATCGCCTCAAACTGGATGCCGTGAAGCTGGCAGGGGCGATCGCGGGCGTTCGTGATGTGGCGAAACTGCCCGATCCGGTAGGCACCGTTCAGCTCCACACCGAGTTGGATACTGGCTTGGAACTGCAACGCATCAGCGCCCCGTTGGGCGTATTGGGAGTGATTTTCGAATCTCGTCCCGACGCTGTCATGCAAATTTCGAGCCTGGCGGTGAAATCGGGCAACGGCGTAATTTTGAAAGGCGGCAAAGAAGCCGTCTGCTCTTGTCAGGCGCTGGTGACGGCCATTCGCGCGGGCCTGGAAGCTGCTGGCGTGAATCCGGAGGCGGTGCAACTGTTGACCACCCGCGAAGAGACCCGCGCCATGCTGGCGTTAGAAGGGTATCTGGATCTCATTATTCCGCGCGGTTCCAATTCGTTTGTGCGGTTTGTGCAAGACAACACGCGCATTCCGGTCCTGGGACACGCTGACGGTATTTGTCACCTGTATGTGGACCAAGTGGCCGATTTTGAGAAAGCCATCCAAATTGCGATCGACGCTAAGGTCGGCTATCCTTCGGCCTGCAACG
Above is a genomic segment from Leptolyngbya iicbica LK containing:
- a CDS encoding glutamate-5-semialdehyde dehydrogenase, which produces MTVSQAATTNSTSSAVDLLPIAQRTRAAAQALAPLPTATKNRAIAAIADALEAQSEAILAANAADCEAAIADQLAKPLYNRLKLDAVKLAGAIAGVRDVAKLPDPVGTVQLHTELDTGLELQRISAPLGVLGVIFESRPDAVMQISSLAVKSGNGVILKGGKEAVCSCQALVTAIRAGLEAAGVNPEAVQLLTTREETRAMLALEGYLDLIIPRGSNSFVRFVQDNTRIPVLGHADGICHLYVDQVADFEKAIQIAIDAKVGYPSACNAIETLLVHEAIAADFLPQLATALRQHGVELRGDALTQSILPDVTPATEADWATEYSDLVLAIKGVDSLSAAIAHINTYGSRHTDAIVTEDPEAAATFRSQVNAAGVYHNCSTRFADGFRYGFGAEVGISTQTMPPRGPVGLEGLVTYKYHLIGNGHIVATYSGETAKPFTHKNLLS